One Luteibacter sp. 9135 DNA segment encodes these proteins:
- a CDS encoding zinc-ribbon and DUF3426 domain-containing protein, with product MYTQCPECLTVYKLDAAALVPACGCVRCEHCDTVFNALGTLAAQLPPEPFTRLQEHALDREPPTAGVAVFRPRALPDEPLPATPAPTDDEPGEESGDDATDFSGLTFTPRFARRPRRSWRTAMWVVICVALMLGLGAQLAWAKRDVLVADPTMGPLLAAGCAVVGCHLPLVAAPSQLRLLARDVEQHPSVRDGLLITASVRNDASFAQPYPVVTIVLADANGQRLAMRRFQPADYVGDTDVRERGLPGGATTAMVFEVQDPGQRAVAFAFSFD from the coding sequence ATGTACACCCAGTGTCCCGAGTGCCTCACCGTCTACAAGCTCGACGCCGCGGCGCTCGTGCCCGCCTGCGGCTGCGTGCGTTGCGAGCATTGCGACACGGTGTTCAACGCGCTCGGCACCCTGGCCGCGCAGCTGCCGCCCGAGCCGTTCACGCGACTTCAGGAACATGCGCTGGACCGCGAGCCGCCGACGGCCGGCGTGGCGGTGTTCCGCCCGCGCGCGCTGCCCGACGAGCCTTTGCCGGCCACTCCCGCGCCCACGGACGACGAGCCGGGCGAAGAGTCAGGTGACGACGCCACCGACTTCTCCGGCCTCACCTTCACGCCGCGGTTCGCGCGGCGGCCTCGGCGTTCCTGGCGCACCGCCATGTGGGTGGTCATCTGCGTGGCGCTGATGCTGGGCCTGGGCGCGCAGCTGGCCTGGGCCAAGCGCGACGTGCTCGTCGCCGATCCCACCATGGGCCCGCTGCTGGCGGCGGGTTGTGCCGTTGTCGGCTGCCACCTCCCGCTGGTCGCGGCGCCGTCCCAGCTCCGCCTGCTGGCGCGCGATGTCGAGCAGCATCCCTCCGTGCGCGACGGCCTGCTGATTACCGCCAGCGTACGTAACGACGCCTCGTTCGCGCAGCCCTACCCCGTCGTCACCATCGTGCTTGCCGACGCCAACGGACAACGCCTGGCCATGCGCCGATTCCAGCCGGCGGATTACGTCGGTGACACGGATGTCCGCGAGCGCGGGCTGCCGGGCGGCGCCACCACCGCGATGGTGTTCGAGGTGCAAGACCCGGGCCAGCGCGCGGTCGCCTTCGCGTTTTCGTTCGACTGA